The Amyelois transitella isolate CPQ chromosome Z, ilAmyTran1.1, whole genome shotgun sequence genome contains a region encoding:
- the LOC132903988 gene encoding uncharacterized protein LOC132903988, which produces MPNLMRSPPLNKSVSFSETDMDKVGQFSGSLEDVINITQRDNKRRRITDECMDSTSTDLRTIVREELCNIMKPLQQEIKEIKDFNKQIQNSMDFLVEQNKEYQTKINELEVQSKKNRDYINILESKLEDILIASRKTNFEIKNVPKMNPETKQDLIENVTNLFKTVDCSLRNCDIKDIYRVRGNHPEKKNTPIIVETNSAILKAEFLKKVKFFNMKHQNKLCAKHMGYKTQEDTPIFVSEHLTAKGTRLHFLARDLAKSKSYKFCWTAYGKVFVRKDENSPIINIRTEEQVQGLFQDK; this is translated from the coding sequence ATGCCTAATTTAATGCGCTCTCCGCCACTAAATAAGTCAGTAAGTTTTTCGGAAACGGACATGGATAAGGTGGGCCAGTTTTCTGGATCTTTGGAGGATGTTATTAACATTACGCAACGAGATAACAAACGGCGCCGGATTACGGACGAGTGCATGGATAGCACCTCAACAGATTTACGGACTATAGTTAGAGAAGAGTTATGTAATATAATGAAACCCCTtcaacaagaaataaaagaaattaaagattttaataaacaaattcaaaattctatGGATTTTCTGGTGGAGCAAAATAAGGAATATCAGACGAAGATAAATGAGCTTGAAGTGCAATCTAAGAAAAATAGAGATTATATTAACATCCTGGAAAGCAAACTCGAAGATATTCTTATAGCGAGTCGTAAAAcaaactttgaaataaaaaatgttccaAAGATGAACCCTGAGACTAAACAGGACCTCATAGAAAATGTCACAAACTTGTTCAAGACTGTGGACTGCTCATTACGAAATTGTGACATTAAGGACATTTATCGAGTGAGAGGAAATCATCCTGAAAAGAAGAATACTCCAATTATTGTGGAGACTAACTCTGCTATTTTAAAAGCGGAATTCCTAAAGAAGgtaaaattttttaacatgaaacatcaaaataaattatgtgccAAACACATGGGCTACAAAACGCAGGAGGATACTCCAATATTCGTATCAGAACACCTCACAGCAAAAGGAACACGTCTCCATTTCCTAGCCCGTGACCTCGCTAAGTCGAAGAGTTACAAATTTTGTTGGACGGCTTATGGAAAAGTATTCGTTAGAAAAGATGAAAATTctccaataataaatattaggaCTGAAGAGCAAGTCCAAGGCTTATTCCAAGataaatga